One segment of Mycolicibacterium neworleansense DNA contains the following:
- a CDS encoding Hsp70 family protein, whose protein sequence is MADGIGLSIGSTNLTAVVVGRAAVTRSPVLTLYPHRAAEVGVPSENANLNERGLILTDFVERVGDPVGMLAPDGSTHRGETVLAEALGALLRTLTGGRPPVDPIAVTHPAHWRPNQVEALRAALSTIGDFGDPVLVSDAVAALVALQDNPGVPTRGVIAVCDFGGSGTSITLADADRGFQPIAPTIRHPDLSGDLMDQGLLTHVVNDLSAAGTIDLASTSAIGSLGRLRAECRRAKERLSTESVTSLVAELPGHRSDVRLNRNELDDVIAEPLREFMSVLHGAIERAGLRPGELVAVASTGGGARIPAITTTLSEHLRVPVITAPQPELTPAIGGGLTAVRGTAEDGMTAMAPASAAAPPTTAAALVAPEPPAASQALAWSDAHDVPDVAPVDDYRTEGYGDDYGADFDTGFEPAGGRTAARPQLEFGERELTERDEIAARPWYRRPPVLLGAGAAVVLVAVVAALVNVTGSDEPTRPASTSKAVTSTSAAPETAPAVPVNEPAPADAPQTVTHQAPAPRTVTQTVEQPAPEAPPVTENPPPAETPTPTTTEAPPPTTTEAPPTTTQAPATTQAPWSPTAPYPTIPGLPWVPAPGGGHTGG, encoded by the coding sequence ATGGCTGACGGGATCGGGTTGTCGATCGGATCGACGAACCTCACAGCGGTGGTGGTGGGCCGCGCCGCGGTGACGCGGTCACCGGTGCTGACGCTCTACCCGCACCGCGCCGCCGAAGTGGGTGTACCCAGCGAGAACGCCAACCTGAACGAACGTGGCCTGATCCTCACCGACTTCGTCGAACGGGTGGGCGACCCGGTCGGAATGCTGGCGCCCGACGGTTCGACGCACCGGGGCGAGACCGTGCTGGCCGAGGCGCTGGGGGCACTGCTGCGCACGCTGACCGGGGGACGCCCCCCGGTCGATCCGATCGCCGTCACCCACCCCGCGCACTGGCGGCCCAATCAGGTCGAGGCGCTGCGTGCCGCGCTGTCGACGATCGGCGACTTCGGCGATCCGGTTCTGGTGTCCGACGCGGTGGCGGCCCTGGTCGCGCTGCAGGACAACCCCGGGGTGCCGACCCGAGGCGTGATCGCGGTGTGCGACTTCGGGGGCAGCGGCACCAGCATCACGCTGGCCGACGCCGACCGCGGCTTTCAGCCGATCGCGCCGACGATCCGGCACCCCGACCTGTCCGGTGACCTGATGGACCAGGGACTGCTCACCCATGTGGTGAACGACCTGTCCGCCGCCGGAACCATCGACCTGGCCAGCACCTCTGCCATCGGCTCACTGGGCCGCCTGCGTGCCGAGTGCCGGCGCGCCAAGGAGCGCCTGTCCACTGAATCCGTCACGTCCCTGGTCGCCGAACTGCCCGGACATCGCAGCGATGTGCGGTTGAACCGCAACGAACTCGACGACGTGATCGCCGAACCGCTACGTGAATTCATGTCGGTCCTGCACGGGGCGATCGAACGCGCCGGGTTGCGGCCCGGCGAGCTGGTGGCGGTGGCTTCCACCGGTGGTGGGGCCAGGATCCCGGCCATCACGACGACACTGTCCGAACATCTGCGGGTGCCGGTGATCACCGCGCCCCAGCCGGAACTGACCCCGGCCATCGGCGGCGGCCTGACCGCGGTGCGCGGCACAGCCGAAGATGGCATGACCGCGATGGCCCCGGCATCTGCGGCCGCCCCGCCCACCACCGCCGCAGCTCTGGTGGCGCCCGAGCCTCCGGCCGCATCCCAGGCGCTGGCCTGGTCCGATGCCCACGACGTCCCCGACGTCGCACCGGTCGACGACTATCGGACCGAGGGATACGGCGACGACTACGGGGCGGATTTCGACACCGGATTCGAACCCGCGGGCGGGCGCACCGCCGCACGCCCGCAACTAGAGTTCGGCGAGCGTGAGCTGACCGAACGTGACGAGATCGCGGCGCGGCCCTGGTACCGCCGGCCGCCGGTGCTCCTGGGTGCCGGTGCCGCAGTGGTGCTGGTCGCCGTCGTGGCGGCGTTGGTGAACGTCACCGGCAGCGATGAGCCCACCCGCCCGGCGTCCACCTCGAAAGCGGTCACTTCGACGAGCGCCGCACCGGAGACCGCCCCTGCCGTGCCGGTGAACGAACCCGCGCCCGCCGACGCACCGCAGACGGTGACGCATCAGGCACCGGCCCCGCGCACCGTGACGCAGACGGTGGAACAGCCCGCCCCGGAGGCTCCACCGGTAACGGAGAACCCGCCGCCGGCCGAAACGCCGACGCCGACGACGACGGAAGCGCCGCCTCCCACGACCACGGAAGCGCCACCGACGACGACTCAGGCGCCGGCCACCACGCAGGCGCCGTGGAGTCCCACCGCCCCGTACCCGACGATTCCCGGTCTGCCTTGGGTGCCGGCACCGGGCGGCGGTCACACGGGAGGCTGA
- a CDS encoding DJ-1/PfpI family protein, giving the protein MYAQIVLFDGFDPLDVIAPFEVLCAGSDAVGGELIVELVAAEGPRTVVSGNRGLTLAATAPLDPEKPGFIVVPGAVGPIDADPDEVDTIPVLLARFGETPAVALMRRALANPDVTVACVCGGSLALAMAGLLEGRHAATHHLGMDVLEATGVSVVDARVVDDGDLVTSGAVTSGLDLALHLLQRSYGPKIALAVESMFGYERRGTVWTDNGRNPEAF; this is encoded by the coding sequence GTGTACGCGCAAATCGTGTTGTTCGACGGGTTCGACCCGCTCGATGTCATCGCCCCGTTCGAGGTGCTGTGCGCCGGCAGCGACGCTGTCGGCGGTGAGCTGATCGTGGAACTTGTTGCCGCCGAAGGTCCGCGGACCGTCGTGAGCGGTAACCGCGGCCTGACCTTGGCGGCGACCGCCCCGCTCGACCCGGAGAAGCCCGGATTCATCGTGGTGCCCGGCGCAGTCGGCCCGATCGACGCGGACCCCGACGAGGTGGACACCATCCCCGTGCTCCTGGCCCGGTTCGGCGAGACGCCGGCCGTCGCCCTGATGCGCCGGGCCCTGGCCAATCCCGACGTCACCGTCGCCTGTGTGTGCGGTGGTTCCCTGGCCCTGGCCATGGCGGGCCTGTTGGAAGGCCGCCACGCCGCGACCCATCACCTCGGCATGGACGTGCTCGAGGCGACCGGGGTGTCCGTCGTCGACGCCCGGGTCGTCGACGACGGAGACCTGGTCACCTCGGGGGCGGTGACCTCTGGCCTGGATCTGGCCCTTCATCTGTTGCAGCGCAGCTACGGACCGAAGATCGCGCTGGCCGTGGAGTCGATGTTCGGCTACGAACGCCGCGGCACGGTGTGGACCGACAACGGCCGGAACCCGGAGGCGTTCTGA
- a CDS encoding acetolactate synthase large subunit, with protein sequence MAERSEQPDLSTGAEVVVNRLLAEGVDVCFANPGTSEMHFVAALDAAPAMRPVLCLFEGVATGAADGYARIAGSPAATLLHLGPGMANGLANLHNARRAFSPVVNVVGDHATYHQPLDAPLESDIDALGHWAHGSVHRPESAAGLDAAVHAAVQSATGTPGSVATVILPADYSWGSAPQNPLSDKASEQPSPRTEEELDIAAAADLLRGQGQRAVMLLGGAATDTDGLRAAARINAATGARVLVETFPARLARGQGVPPIERLGYLAEQATQQLSGATHLVLVGAKSPVSFFAYPGKPSVLVPDGADVQTLNIDDLVGLAEKLGGAEPVAPEPEPAELPTGPLNPQTLAQVIAALLPEDAIISDEANTSGVFLPAATASAPRHDVLTLTGGAIGQGLPVAVGAAIAAPHRPVIALQSDGSAAYTISALWTMAREQLDITVVILNNHAYAILQLELLRVGSQADGERSRSLLDLSRPDIDFASIAQGFGVPATRATTAEELADQFRAALDEPGPHLIDAALPTWSPG encoded by the coding sequence GTGGCAGAGCGCAGTGAGCAACCCGACCTGAGCACCGGTGCCGAAGTAGTGGTGAACCGTCTGCTCGCCGAAGGCGTCGACGTGTGCTTCGCCAATCCGGGCACCTCCGAGATGCACTTCGTCGCGGCGCTGGACGCGGCCCCGGCGATGCGCCCGGTGCTGTGCCTGTTCGAAGGCGTCGCGACCGGAGCCGCCGACGGGTACGCCCGCATCGCCGGAAGTCCCGCGGCGACACTGCTGCATCTCGGGCCCGGTATGGCCAACGGCCTGGCCAACCTGCACAATGCCCGACGGGCGTTCAGCCCCGTGGTCAATGTTGTCGGCGACCACGCCACTTATCACCAACCCCTCGATGCGCCACTAGAATCCGACATCGACGCACTCGGACACTGGGCGCACGGCTCGGTACACCGGCCCGAATCGGCCGCCGGCCTCGACGCCGCCGTGCATGCCGCCGTGCAGAGCGCGACCGGGACGCCCGGATCCGTCGCCACCGTGATCCTGCCCGCCGACTACTCCTGGGGCAGTGCACCGCAGAACCCATTGTCGGACAAGGCATCTGAGCAACCGTCACCCCGAACCGAGGAGGAACTCGATATTGCCGCCGCCGCGGACCTGCTACGCGGCCAGGGGCAGCGCGCGGTCATGTTGCTCGGCGGTGCGGCGACCGATACCGACGGGCTGCGGGCGGCAGCGCGGATCAACGCCGCCACCGGGGCCCGCGTCCTGGTCGAGACCTTCCCGGCCCGGTTGGCCCGCGGGCAGGGAGTGCCTCCGATCGAACGCCTCGGCTATCTGGCCGAGCAGGCCACACAACAACTTTCCGGGGCAACGCATCTGGTGCTGGTCGGCGCGAAGTCACCGGTGTCGTTCTTCGCGTACCCGGGCAAGCCGAGTGTGCTGGTACCCGACGGCGCCGACGTGCAGACCCTGAACATCGACGATCTGGTGGGCCTCGCCGAAAAACTGGGTGGGGCTGAGCCCGTCGCACCGGAACCCGAACCGGCTGAGCTGCCGACCGGACCGCTCAACCCGCAAACTCTGGCCCAGGTGATCGCCGCACTCCTGCCCGAGGACGCCATCATCTCCGACGAGGCCAACACCAGCGGGGTCTTCCTGCCTGCCGCCACCGCGTCGGCACCGCGGCACGACGTCCTCACCCTGACCGGGGGCGCGATCGGGCAGGGCCTGCCCGTCGCGGTGGGCGCCGCCATCGCCGCGCCGCACCGCCCGGTCATCGCCCTGCAGTCCGACGGCAGTGCCGCATACACCATTTCGGCACTGTGGACGATGGCCCGCGAACAACTCGACATCACCGTGGTGATCCTGAACAACCACGCCTACGCGATCCTGCAGCTTGAGTTGCTGCGGGTGGGCAGCCAGGCCGATGGGGAGCGGTCGCGCTCCCTGCTCGACCTGAGCCGGCCCGACATCGACTTCGCCTCGATCGCACAGGGATTCGGTGTGCCGGCCACCCGCGCCACCACCGCCGAAGAACTGGCCGACCAATTCCGCGCGGCACTGGACGAGCCAGGCCCACACCTGATCGACGCGGCGCTGCCCACCTGGTCGCCAGGATGA
- a CDS encoding class I SAM-dependent methyltransferase, protein MSSAIKLLELAARTVPIPAAPQPVVIADYGAGTAQNSMQPINAAIAAVRGRTRPEHSILVTHTDTADNDFSTMFRILEDDPESYLHKDPATFSSAIGRSFYSQILPSNSVHLGWSAWAIVRLGRVPMPVADHVVAVYSRDERVRTAYARQAAHDWHEFVAFRGRELAPGGRLVVLTTALDDEGDFGYRPLFRSVVSTLAELVSDGVVSADEVARMSLPIAGRCAADFAAPFAPSGRFERMEVQHVELFDAEDRIFNAYRGDRNTSAFGTRWADFCRFTSFADLGAALGGSPDRVPVFYDRLHAGIAARLASDPEEMRIPIAAVVLEKRRRNS, encoded by the coding sequence ATGAGTTCGGCGATCAAGCTCCTCGAGCTGGCTGCGCGCACCGTGCCGATCCCCGCCGCGCCACAGCCCGTCGTCATCGCCGATTACGGGGCAGGCACCGCCCAGAATTCGATGCAGCCGATCAATGCCGCGATCGCCGCCGTGCGCGGCCGTACGCGGCCCGAACATTCGATCCTGGTGACGCACACCGATACCGCCGACAATGACTTCTCCACGATGTTTCGGATCCTGGAGGACGATCCGGAGTCCTATCTGCACAAGGATCCGGCCACCTTCAGCTCGGCGATCGGCCGGTCGTTCTACAGCCAGATCCTGCCGTCGAACAGCGTGCACCTGGGTTGGTCTGCCTGGGCGATCGTGCGGTTGGGCCGGGTACCGATGCCGGTCGCAGATCACGTCGTCGCGGTGTACAGCCGGGATGAGCGGGTGCGCACGGCCTATGCCAGGCAGGCGGCGCACGATTGGCACGAGTTCGTCGCGTTTCGTGGCCGCGAGCTGGCCCCCGGCGGTCGCCTGGTGGTGTTGACGACCGCGCTGGATGACGAAGGTGACTTCGGTTATCGGCCGCTGTTCCGGTCGGTGGTCAGCACGCTGGCCGAGTTGGTCTCCGACGGTGTGGTGAGCGCCGACGAGGTCGCCCGGATGTCGCTGCCGATCGCCGGTCGATGTGCCGCGGATTTCGCCGCGCCGTTCGCCCCGTCGGGGCGGTTCGAGCGGATGGAAGTTCAGCACGTAGAGCTGTTCGACGCCGAGGACCGCATCTTCAACGCCTACCGCGGTGACAGGAACACGAGCGCTTTCGGTACTCGCTGGGCCGATTTCTGTCGGTTCACCTCGTTCGCCGATCTGGGCGCGGCACTCGGCGGCTCCCCCGATCGGGTCCCGGTGTTCTACGACCGGCTGCATGCGGGTATCGCGGCGCGGCTGGCCTCGGATCCCGAGGAGATGCGGATTCCGATCGCGGCCGTGGTGTTGGAGAAGCGCCGCCGAAACTCGTGA
- a CDS encoding LapA family protein: MAGDETDAPATTGPARRVALRYWVALILVALAAIFVAQNRDRVNVHVLWVTVESPMWFILVIIFVMGLLIGLLLRRRRS, translated from the coding sequence ATGGCTGGCGACGAGACCGACGCACCCGCGACCACCGGACCGGCTCGGCGGGTTGCGCTGCGCTACTGGGTGGCCCTGATCCTGGTCGCCCTCGCTGCGATCTTCGTCGCGCAGAACCGTGATCGGGTGAATGTGCACGTGCTCTGGGTGACCGTCGAGTCGCCGATGTGGTTCATCTTGGTCATCATTTTCGTCATGGGCCTTCTGATCGGATTGCTGCTGCGCCGGCGGCGAAGCTAG
- a CDS encoding GlxA family transcriptional regulator has translation MTHTVAVLALPGVNAFDMATAMEVFGRATLPGGSPAYRILVCSPAEITDAGPVRILTDHGIERLAEADTIVVPGCQDIGAPVSEDVLAALRAGFDAGARIASICTGAFILAAAGLLDGRRATTHWLAADVFRAAFPAVQLDPDVLYVDEGQVLTSAGASAGIDLCLYLVGRDHGAAAAADTARLAVAPLHRDGGQAQFIPRNTVAARHIGQRTELDDVLAWIDREAHRELSLADIAARAAISVRTLNRRFQAETGQTPMQWLTGVRIRHAQQLLESTNDGVEHIGRQVGFGSPANFRDQFRRLTGVTPQNYRNTFRRLKVS, from the coding sequence ATGACGCACACCGTCGCGGTACTGGCGCTGCCCGGCGTCAACGCGTTCGACATGGCCACCGCCATGGAGGTGTTCGGCCGTGCCACGCTGCCCGGCGGGAGCCCGGCGTACCGAATCCTGGTGTGCAGCCCCGCCGAGATCACCGATGCAGGCCCCGTACGCATCCTCACCGACCACGGGATCGAGCGGCTGGCCGAGGCCGACACCATCGTGGTCCCGGGCTGCCAGGACATCGGTGCACCGGTTTCCGAGGACGTGCTCGCGGCCCTGCGTGCGGGGTTCGACGCGGGTGCCCGCATCGCCTCGATCTGTACCGGAGCGTTCATCCTGGCGGCGGCCGGGTTGCTGGACGGCCGCCGGGCCACCACGCACTGGTTGGCCGCAGACGTGTTCCGCGCCGCCTTCCCCGCGGTGCAACTGGATCCTGACGTGCTCTACGTCGACGAGGGGCAGGTGCTCACCTCCGCGGGGGCCTCGGCGGGAATCGACCTGTGCCTGTACCTGGTCGGACGTGACCACGGGGCGGCCGCGGCCGCCGACACTGCGCGGCTGGCGGTGGCGCCCCTGCACCGCGACGGTGGGCAGGCGCAGTTCATCCCACGAAACACGGTGGCGGCCAGGCATATCGGGCAGCGCACCGAACTCGACGACGTGCTGGCCTGGATCGACCGCGAAGCCCATCGCGAGCTGAGCCTGGCAGACATCGCCGCACGGGCCGCCATCAGCGTGCGTACCCTCAACCGGCGGTTCCAGGCCGAGACCGGGCAGACGCCGATGCAGTGGCTGACCGGGGTACGGATCCGCCATGCCCAGCAGTTGCTCGAAAGCACCAACGACGGTGTCGAACACATCGGCCGTCAGGTCGGGTTCGGTTCGCCGGCCAACTTCCGTGATCAGTTCCGCCGGCTCACCGGGGTCACCCCGCAGAACTACCGAAACACGTTCCGCCGCCTCAAGGTGAGTTGA
- a CDS encoding SHOCT domain-containing protein has translation MNSRRSAPRAAIVTSICTLAIGAVGLFVMIFLNAFVLDEYDAYGEVPIPGTAILNLPQGEVTVSLHTMVTGSGSGLPVPPLRLNVSAPDGAADPVVTESIGGTTTVNSDARVRVWVMQVPTARAYEISVDGQVHGYINPRLAFGHGSRYGWLAWLFGGLTAVGALGLIAGVLWSARQSKRARPISGVGLGMIPPQSQVTTGYLPGSYQPTDQAIRLEQLKTIAALRDTGALTEAEFEAEKRRILDS, from the coding sequence ATGAACAGCCGTCGGTCTGCCCCGCGCGCCGCGATCGTGACATCGATCTGCACCCTCGCCATCGGCGCTGTCGGCCTGTTCGTGATGATCTTCCTGAACGCGTTCGTCCTGGACGAGTACGACGCCTACGGAGAGGTGCCGATCCCTGGAACTGCCATCCTGAACCTGCCGCAGGGCGAGGTGACCGTCAGCCTTCACACCATGGTCACCGGCTCCGGAAGCGGCCTGCCGGTTCCGCCGCTGCGGTTGAACGTGTCCGCACCCGATGGGGCGGCGGATCCGGTGGTGACCGAAAGCATCGGCGGGACAACCACGGTCAACAGTGACGCCCGGGTCAGGGTATGGGTCATGCAGGTGCCCACTGCCCGCGCCTACGAGATCAGCGTCGACGGCCAGGTCCACGGCTACATCAACCCACGGCTGGCTTTCGGGCACGGCAGTCGATACGGCTGGTTGGCCTGGCTGTTCGGTGGACTGACCGCAGTGGGTGCGCTGGGGTTGATCGCCGGCGTGTTGTGGTCGGCGCGGCAGAGCAAGCGGGCGCGCCCCATCTCAGGTGTGGGACTGGGAATGATCCCGCCGCAATCCCAGGTGACCACCGGCTACCTGCCCGGCAGCTATCAGCCGACGGACCAGGCGATCAGGCTCGAGCAACTCAAAACGATTGCCGCGTTGCGTGATACCGGAGCACTGACCGAGGCGGAGTTCGAGGCGGAGAAGCGCCGGATCCTGGACAGCTGA
- a CDS encoding S-(hydroxymethyl)mycothiol dehydrogenase, translating into MSQTVRGVISRSKGQPVELVDIVIPDPGPGEVVVDIIACGVCHTDLTYREGGINDEYPFLLGHEAAGTVESVGEGVTHVEPGDFVILNWRAVCGECRACKRGRPHLCFDTHNAAQKMTLTDGTELTPALGIGAFADKTLVHEGQCTKVDSEADPAVAGLLGCGVMAGIGAAINTGAVTRDDTVAVIGCGGVGDAAIAGAALVGAKKIIAVDTDNKKLDWARDFGATHTINARELDAVTTIQDLTDGFGADVVIDAVGRPETWKQAFYARDLAGTVVLVGVPTPDMTLEMPLVDFFSRGGSLKSSWYGDCLPERDFPTLISLYLQGRLPLEKFVSERIGLDAIEDAFHKMHSGEVLRSVVVLKK; encoded by the coding sequence ATGAGCCAGACGGTGCGTGGTGTGATTTCTCGGTCCAAAGGTCAGCCGGTCGAACTGGTCGACATCGTCATCCCCGATCCGGGGCCCGGTGAGGTGGTGGTCGACATCATCGCCTGCGGCGTGTGCCATACCGACCTGACCTATCGCGAGGGCGGTATCAACGACGAATACCCGTTCCTGCTCGGCCACGAGGCCGCAGGCACGGTCGAATCGGTCGGCGAGGGAGTCACCCACGTCGAACCCGGCGACTTCGTCATCCTCAACTGGCGTGCGGTGTGTGGCGAATGCCGCGCCTGTAAACGCGGCCGCCCGCATCTGTGCTTCGACACTCACAACGCCGCCCAGAAGATGACGCTGACCGACGGAACGGAACTCACCCCGGCGCTGGGCATCGGCGCGTTCGCCGACAAGACCCTGGTCCACGAAGGTCAGTGCACCAAGGTCGATTCCGAGGCCGACCCGGCCGTGGCCGGCCTGCTGGGCTGCGGCGTGATGGCCGGCATCGGCGCGGCGATCAACACCGGCGCGGTGACCCGTGACGACACCGTCGCGGTGATCGGCTGTGGCGGGGTGGGCGATGCCGCGATCGCCGGTGCCGCACTGGTCGGCGCCAAGAAGATCATCGCCGTCGACACCGACAACAAGAAGCTGGACTGGGCCCGCGATTTCGGGGCCACCCACACCATCAACGCCCGTGAGCTCGACGCGGTAACGACCATCCAGGATCTGACCGACGGCTTCGGCGCCGACGTGGTGATCGACGCGGTCGGCCGCCCCGAGACCTGGAAGCAGGCGTTCTATGCGCGTGATCTGGCCGGCACCGTGGTGCTGGTCGGTGTGCCGACCCCGGACATGACGCTGGAGATGCCGCTGGTCGACTTCTTCTCCCGCGGTGGATCTTTGAAGTCCTCCTGGTATGGCGACTGCCTGCCCGAACGCGACTTCCCCACCCTGATCTCCCTGTACCTGCAGGGCCGGCTGCCGTTGGAGAAGTTCGTCTCCGAGCGCATCGGGCTGGATGCGATCGAGGATGCGTTCCACAAGATGCACTCCGGCGAGGTACTGCGCTCGGTGGTGGTGTTGAAGAAATGA
- a CDS encoding styrene monooxygenase/indole monooxygenase family protein, translating to MTSSDGRTAAVIGAGQTGVTAALGLLDNGFDVTLYSDRDQRSLRDDVPATGTALIFGEAQRAEESLGLNTYLATAPTSTGQSVRVVAGSGPDRAEEIAFDADFDGFVGVAVDTRLKADDRLNLFRQRGGRFVVEAVDPARLDTIAAGADLTLVATGRGGLSSLFPVDVERSAYDRPQRSLLTVTLSGLPYGPDVFAHRGDAGGRHNAFTVVTDQGESWWGGYLHKDAGPTWTFLGWARPGSDWERRFAAADSAQAALDVVTALHRDYIDWDLPEVSALRPVEGDPHSWLKGAVTQVVRSGVGRTASGHPVAALGDTAVSFDPIAGQGAQGGLVHAASLVRKAAAHDGRFDEAWLRATFEEFYAHRVRSAQLVTRLFLADPELAEYGNLFFAAAQGSSRFASKLFGLLDDPRPVESLTSASAAKQLITEFAGEPADALLERFIPAGSFRRSGWATQAA from the coding sequence ATGACGAGTTCGGATGGACGTACTGCGGCGGTGATCGGTGCTGGGCAGACCGGCGTGACGGCAGCACTCGGGTTGTTGGACAACGGATTCGACGTCACCCTTTACAGTGACCGCGATCAGCGCAGCTTGCGCGACGACGTTCCGGCCACGGGCACCGCCCTGATCTTCGGCGAGGCCCAGCGGGCCGAGGAGTCCCTCGGGCTCAACACCTACCTGGCCACCGCCCCGACCTCGACCGGGCAGAGCGTGCGGGTGGTCGCCGGATCTGGTCCGGACCGTGCGGAGGAGATCGCTTTCGACGCCGACTTCGACGGTTTTGTCGGGGTGGCGGTGGACACCCGCCTCAAGGCCGACGACCGGCTGAACCTGTTCAGGCAGCGCGGGGGACGGTTCGTGGTCGAGGCGGTTGACCCGGCGCGACTCGACACCATCGCCGCCGGCGCCGACTTGACGCTGGTGGCCACCGGCCGCGGCGGGCTGTCGTCCTTGTTCCCGGTCGATGTCGAGCGCTCCGCCTACGACCGTCCCCAGCGCAGCCTGCTGACCGTGACCCTTTCCGGATTGCCTTACGGTCCAGATGTTTTCGCTCACCGCGGCGATGCCGGAGGGCGCCACAACGCGTTCACGGTGGTGACCGATCAGGGTGAGTCATGGTGGGGCGGATACCTGCACAAGGACGCCGGCCCCACGTGGACGTTCCTGGGCTGGGCACGGCCGGGCAGTGATTGGGAACGCCGCTTCGCCGCCGCCGACAGCGCACAGGCAGCACTCGACGTCGTCACCGCATTGCATCGCGACTACATCGACTGGGATCTACCCGAGGTAAGTGCGCTCAGGCCTGTCGAGGGCGATCCGCACTCCTGGCTGAAAGGTGCGGTCACCCAGGTGGTCCGGTCCGGGGTGGGCCGTACCGCGAGCGGTCATCCCGTGGCCGCGCTCGGCGATACCGCGGTGTCGTTCGACCCGATCGCCGGCCAGGGCGCTCAGGGCGGGTTGGTCCATGCCGCCAGTCTGGTCCGCAAGGCCGCCGCACACGACGGCCGGTTCGACGAGGCCTGGCTGCGCGCCACCTTCGAGGAGTTCTATGCGCATCGGGTGCGGTCCGCACAATTGGTGACCCGGTTGTTCCTGGCCGATCCGGAGCTGGCCGAATACGGCAACCTTTTCTTCGCCGCTGCGCAGGGCAGCTCCCGATTCGCCTCGAAACTGTTTGGCCTGCTGGACGATCCCCGGCCGGTCGAGTCTCTCACCTCGGCGTCCGCCGCCAAGCAGCTGATCACCGAGTTCGCCGGTGAGCCCGCCGACGCGCTCTTGGAGCGATTCATTCCGGCCGGGTCCTTCCGACGGTCGGGCTGGGCGACCCAGGCTGCCTAG
- a CDS encoding MBL fold metallo-hydrolase: MSGPSQIQRVVTSGKFELDGGSWDVDNNIWLVGDDSDVIVFDAAHTAAPIIEAVGGRNVVAVVCTHGHNDHITVAPELGKALDAPVLLHPADEMLWRVVHPDNDFRTVEEGQVLRAGGIELHALHTPGHSPGSVCWSIPELGAVISGDTLFQGGPGATGRSFSDFPTILDSISKRLGMLPGETVVYTGHGDTTTIGDEIVHYDEWVARGH, encoded by the coding sequence ATGAGCGGACCTTCGCAGATCCAGCGGGTAGTCACCAGCGGCAAGTTCGAACTCGACGGCGGCAGTTGGGACGTCGACAACAACATCTGGCTCGTCGGGGATGACAGTGACGTCATCGTGTTCGACGCCGCCCACACCGCCGCTCCCATCATCGAGGCCGTAGGCGGCCGCAACGTCGTCGCAGTGGTCTGCACCCACGGCCACAACGACCACATCACCGTCGCCCCCGAACTGGGCAAGGCACTGGACGCACCGGTGCTGCTGCACCCCGCCGACGAGATGCTGTGGCGAGTCGTGCACCCCGACAACGACTTCCGCACGGTCGAGGAGGGCCAGGTGCTGCGCGCCGGCGGCATCGAACTGCACGCCCTGCACACCCCGGGTCACTCCCCCGGCTCGGTCTGCTGGTCGATCCCCGAACTGGGCGCGGTGATCTCGGGCGACACCCTGTTCCAGGGCGGCCCGGGTGCCACCGGACGGTCGTTCTCGGACTTCCCAACCATCCTGGACTCCATCTCCAAGCGGCTGGGGATGCTGCCCGGGGAGACCGTCGTCTACACCGGCCATGGTGACACCACCACCATCGGTGACGAGATCGTCCACTACGACGAATGGGTTGCGCGGGGGCATTGA